In Halorubrum sp. BV1, the following proteins share a genomic window:
- a CDS encoding NuoM family protein: MILEALIAVAFVSALVILLAPNEWAGKLAFALSLIPFAGSLYLWSAFDGSGNALTGGDIAFQTQIEWLEVGGRSVSWFVGLDGISLPLVVLTTFLVPLAIVSAWTPIDSRQSQFYGLMLFMEANLLGVFTALDFFLWFIFWEAVLVPMYFLIGIWGGPRRKYAAIKFFVYTNAASLLMFIGFMSLVFALGDSVSSFALPEITQAIAAGDLSAWFGISPDRMALLAFLAMFLGFAVKVPIVPVHTWLPDAHVEAPTPVSVLLAGVLLKMGTYALLRFNFTMLPNQASALAIPIAAIAVISVIYGAMLALAQKDLKRIVAYSSVSSMGYVILGLVVFTEYGVGGATFQMVAHGLISGLMFMAVGVVYNATHTRMVGDMAGMADRMPITVGILVAGAFGYMGLPLMAGFAGEFFIFVGSLSAPALPYAPVFTALAMFGIVIVAGYLLSAMQSTLFGPFHLETDYEVGPAPFHDVAPLAVLLVAIIVLGVAPDIFFEMIRDAALPVVEGVTLNG; encoded by the coding sequence GTGATACTCGAAGCGCTCATCGCCGTCGCGTTCGTGAGCGCGCTCGTCATCCTCCTCGCGCCCAACGAGTGGGCGGGGAAACTGGCGTTCGCACTCAGCCTGATCCCATTCGCGGGGTCGCTGTACCTGTGGTCCGCCTTCGACGGCTCCGGCAACGCGCTTACGGGCGGTGACATCGCGTTCCAGACGCAGATCGAGTGGCTCGAAGTCGGCGGCCGGTCGGTGTCGTGGTTCGTCGGCCTCGACGGGATCAGCCTCCCGCTCGTGGTGCTCACGACGTTCCTCGTGCCGCTCGCTATCGTGAGCGCGTGGACGCCGATCGACTCCCGACAGAGCCAGTTTTACGGGCTCATGCTGTTCATGGAGGCGAACCTCCTCGGCGTGTTCACGGCGCTCGACTTCTTCCTGTGGTTCATCTTCTGGGAGGCCGTCCTCGTGCCGATGTACTTCCTCATCGGCATCTGGGGCGGCCCGCGCCGGAAGTACGCCGCGATCAAGTTCTTCGTGTACACGAACGCGGCGTCGCTCCTGATGTTCATCGGGTTCATGTCGCTCGTGTTCGCGCTCGGCGACTCGGTGAGTTCGTTCGCGCTCCCGGAGATCACGCAGGCCATCGCGGCCGGCGATCTCTCGGCGTGGTTCGGGATATCGCCCGATCGGATGGCGCTCCTCGCCTTCCTCGCGATGTTCCTCGGGTTCGCCGTGAAGGTACCCATCGTCCCGGTGCACACATGGCTGCCTGACGCCCACGTCGAAGCGCCGACACCGGTGTCGGTGCTTCTGGCGGGCGTGCTCCTGAAGATGGGGACGTACGCGCTGCTCCGGTTCAACTTCACGATGCTCCCGAATCAGGCGTCCGCACTCGCGATTCCCATCGCGGCTATCGCCGTTATCAGCGTCATCTACGGCGCGATGCTGGCGCTGGCACAGAAAGACCTGAAACGTATCGTCGCGTACTCCTCCGTCTCGTCGATGGGGTATGTCATCCTCGGACTCGTCGTGTTCACCGAGTACGGCGTGGGCGGCGCGACGTTCCAGATGGTCGCTCACGGACTCATCTCCGGGCTGATGTTCATGGCCGTTGGCGTCGTCTACAACGCGACGCACACGCGGATGGTCGGCGACATGGCCGGAATGGCCGACCGGATGCCGATCACGGTCGGGATCTTGGTCGCCGGCGCGTTCGGTTACATGGGGCTTCCCCTGATGGCCGGCTTCGCCGGTGAGTTCTTCATCTTCGTGGGCTCGCTTTCGGCACCGGCGCTCCCGTACGCGCCCGTGTTCACCGCGCTCGCGATGTTTGGTATCGTCATCGTCGCCGGCTACCTGCTGTCGGCGATGCAGAGCACGCTGTTCGGGCCGTTCCACCTCGAGACGGACTACGAGGTCGGCCCCGCGCCGTTCCACGACGTCGCCCCGCTCGCGGTGCTTCTGGTGGCGATCATCGTGCTCGGCGTCGCACCCGACATCTTCTTCGAGATGATCCGTGACGCTGCGCTGCCTGTCGTCGAGGGGGTGACGCTCAATGGGTAA
- the nuoL gene encoding NADH-quinone oxidoreductase subunit L: MIDVFSYVPAIVLLPFFSFLVALGAGKYLPKGGAFGGIAATAGSFLLSLWVLATVAGGQAANRTIYTWASAGGIGPTDVELSFGILVDPLSALMLVIVTLVALLVHVFSLGYMNDEGETGLPRYYAGLGLFTASMLGFVVADNLLMAFMFFELVGLCSYLLIGFHFREPGPPSAAKKAFLVTRFGDYFFLIGVVAVLATFGTAQFAGSESFPHLAEAALAGEGSVAWTPGGLALDTWFTIVGLLVLGGVVGKSAQFPLHTWLPDAMEGPTPVSALIHAATMVAAGVYLVARMYGFYALSPTALAVIAFIGGFTALFAATMGVVKDELKQVLAYSTISQYGYMMLALGAGGYVAAVFHLTTHAFFKALLFLGAGSVIIAMHHNEDMWDMGGLKSKLPVTYYTFLAGSLALAGIFPFAGFWSKDEILYEALVHAPGEPLLFGGYLMGLLAVPVTAFYTFRMVFLTFHGEPRSATARDPEPVRWNVKGPLSVLGVLAVVTGFINMVPVQKVLGLEGIDLLHLWLDNHWGGIEGLSSHHYADLGPYSSEYLFGGEVGTILVGAAVSLGLALAGLGLAWRLYGVPSPTEHTAKLGGIKDVLYNNYYLDELQVWLAYRTEDVAGVANVFDQGIIDGVVNGVSSVSLFGGNRIRRIQSGVVSQYTALLTLGLVALVLVLGVTGGWFL; this comes from the coding sequence ATGATAGACGTGTTCTCGTACGTTCCGGCGATAGTTCTCCTGCCGTTCTTCTCGTTCCTGGTCGCGCTCGGGGCAGGCAAGTACCTCCCGAAGGGGGGTGCCTTCGGCGGCATCGCCGCGACTGCGGGGTCGTTCCTCCTCTCGCTTTGGGTGCTCGCGACCGTGGCCGGCGGACAGGCAGCGAATCGGACGATCTACACCTGGGCGAGCGCCGGCGGTATCGGGCCGACCGACGTCGAGCTCAGCTTCGGCATCCTCGTGGACCCGCTTTCGGCGCTCATGCTCGTCATCGTGACGCTCGTGGCGCTTTTAGTCCACGTGTTCTCGCTGGGATACATGAACGACGAGGGCGAGACCGGGCTCCCGCGGTACTACGCCGGACTCGGGCTCTTTACCGCGTCGATGCTCGGCTTCGTCGTTGCGGACAACCTGCTCATGGCGTTCATGTTCTTCGAGCTGGTCGGGCTCTGCTCGTACCTGCTCATCGGCTTCCACTTCCGGGAGCCCGGGCCGCCGTCGGCGGCGAAGAAGGCCTTCCTCGTCACCCGGTTCGGGGACTACTTCTTCCTGATCGGCGTCGTGGCGGTGCTCGCGACGTTCGGCACGGCGCAGTTCGCGGGTAGCGAGTCGTTCCCGCACCTCGCCGAGGCCGCACTCGCCGGAGAGGGGTCGGTCGCGTGGACGCCCGGCGGGCTCGCACTCGACACATGGTTCACGATCGTCGGGCTGCTCGTGCTCGGCGGAGTCGTGGGGAAGTCGGCGCAGTTCCCGCTACACACATGGCTCCCCGACGCGATGGAGGGTCCGACGCCCGTCTCCGCGCTGATCCACGCCGCGACGATGGTCGCGGCCGGCGTCTACCTCGTCGCGCGGATGTACGGCTTCTACGCGCTGTCACCGACGGCGCTCGCGGTGATCGCCTTCATCGGCGGCTTCACCGCGCTGTTCGCGGCGACGATGGGCGTCGTGAAAGACGAACTGAAGCAGGTGCTCGCGTACTCGACCATCTCGCAGTACGGCTACATGATGCTCGCGCTCGGCGCGGGCGGGTACGTGGCCGCGGTCTTCCACCTGACGACCCACGCCTTCTTCAAGGCCCTGCTCTTCTTGGGCGCGGGCTCGGTCATCATCGCGATGCACCACAACGAAGACATGTGGGACATGGGTGGACTGAAATCGAAGCTGCCCGTCACCTACTACACGTTCTTGGCCGGTTCGCTGGCGCTCGCGGGTATCTTCCCGTTCGCCGGCTTCTGGTCGAAAGACGAGATCCTCTATGAGGCGCTCGTGCACGCGCCCGGCGAGCCGCTGCTGTTCGGCGGCTACCTGATGGGGCTGCTCGCGGTACCCGTCACCGCCTTCTACACGTTCCGGATGGTCTTTTTGACCTTCCACGGCGAGCCGCGCAGCGCCACCGCACGCGACCCCGAACCCGTTCGCTGGAACGTGAAGGGGCCGCTTTCGGTGCTGGGCGTGCTCGCCGTCGTCACCGGCTTCATCAACATGGTGCCGGTCCAGAAGGTGCTCGGACTGGAGGGCATCGACCTGCTCCATCTCTGGCTCGACAACCACTGGGGCGGCATCGAGGGACTCTCTTCGCACCACTACGCCGACCTCGGTCCGTACAGTAGCGAGTACCTCTTCGGCGGCGAGGTCGGCACTATCCTCGTCGGCGCGGCGGTCTCGCTCGGTCTGGCGCTTGCTGGCCTCGGACTCGCGTGGCGGCTCTACGGGGTTCCGTCGCCGACGGAACACACGGCGAAGCTCGGCGGGATCAAAGACGTGCTGTACAACAACTACTACCTCGACGAACTGCAGGTATGGCTCGCGTATCGCACCGAGGACGTGGCCGGCGTGGCCAACGTCTTCGACCAGGGGATCATCGACGGCGTCGTCAACGGCGTCTCGTCGGTGAGCCTTTTCGGGGGGAACCGGATCCGACGGATCCAGAGCGGCGTCGTCTCGCAGTACACGGCGCTTTTGACGCTGGGCCTCGTCGCGCTCGTCTTGGTCCTCGGCGTCACAGGGGGGTGGTTCCTGTGA